A single genomic interval of Portunus trituberculatus isolate SZX2019 chromosome 41, ASM1759143v1, whole genome shotgun sequence harbors:
- the LOC123517136 gene encoding trypsin-1-like isoform X2, which translates to MISHRHRGSLGVIVFPCLDRHNTTEKMNLFAVLLCVFLADIQSSQGRTFPVPLPASHTPNGVMLPGWRDGNERSKTDGNTLPVKPRIFNGTEAEKHEFPWVVELQLYNTTQKKYRHQCGASVIDEWWIMTAANCVDLSSLITEISNDLEVRIVAGEHKLSEVEVGEQHREVKNIVIHPGWDNVTLENDIALLKLSEKLELDGKTVAPISLPTSQTNSTGKCVMAGWGRTNYESNTLSDVLKKVTVPIVPDEQCRKKYDILHEKVLDSMICAGYEKGDENAFQVSYFVDWINEVRNQESLQH; encoded by the exons ATGATCAGCCACAGACACCGAGGCAGTCTGGGAGTCATTGTCTTTCCGTGTCTTGACCggcacaacaccacagaaaagaTGAACTTGTTTGCTGTTTTGCTCTGCGTGTTTTTAGCAG ACATTCAGAGTTCACAGGGCCGGACGTTCCCCGTCCCGCTGCCCGCCTCCCACACTCCCAATGG TGTGATGCTTCCAGGATGGCGAGACGGCAACGAACGTAGCAAAACTGATGGCAACACACTACCTGTCAAGCCCAGGATCTTTAACGGCACTGAAGCGGAAAAAC ACGAGTTCCCGTGGGTGGTCGAACTGCAGCTTTATAACACCACACAGAAAAAGTATAGACACCAGTGCGGTGCCTCCGTGATAGACGAGTGGTGGATAATGACCGCCGCCAACTGCGTTGACCTTTCCTCTTTAATCACAGAGATCAGTAACGACTTGGAAGTGCGGATCGTAGCCGGTGAACATAAATTATCAGAAGTTGAAG ttGGAGAGCAGCACCGTGAGGTAAAAAACATTGTCATACATCCTGGGTGGGACAATGTTACATTAGAGAATGATATTGCCCTCTTGAAGCTGTCAGAGAAGCTGGAACTGGATGGAAAGACTGTCGCTCCCATCAGTCTGCCAACATCACAAACCAACTCCACAG GTAAATGTGTGATGGCGGGCTGGGGCAGAACAAATTACGAAAGCAACACACTCTCTGACGTGCTAAAGAAGGTTACGGTACCAATAGTTCCAGACGAGCAATGCAGAAAGAAATACGATATCCTTCATGAAAAGGTACTCGATAGTATGATCTGCGCTGGATACGAAAAGGGTGACGAGAATGCTTTCCAG